The genomic stretch atagttaCAAGAttcacagaaaacaacaaaatggcaatagtaagtcaTTCATTAtctgtaattaatttaaatataaatgaattaaactccccaatcaaaagacacagattggttgaatgaattaaaaaaaaaaaagcaagatccaactatatgctttCATATAAGAGATACAATTTTACACTTTAGATCTAGGATGcacataggctgaaagtgaaaaaatggaaaaagatagtccatgcaaatggtaaccaaaagagagcagaggtGGCCATTCTACTGTCAGACAAAGTAGACTAAGTCATCCAGACAGAAGATCAATGAGGAAATAAGACTTGAACATTATAGACCAATTAGACCTGATAGACATATAGAGAACACTCCATCCAACAAGAgcggaatacacattcttctcaagtgcagaGATCACTCTCCAGAATAAATCACAGGTTAGGCCACagaacaagtcttaacaaatttaagaagactgaaatcatacaaagtatcgTTTCCAATCACGatagaatgaaactagaaaccagcagcagaaggaaaatggaaaatcctcacatatgtggaaattaaatagcaAACTATTAAACAAccaatgagtcaaagaagaaaccacaagaggctgggcacagtggctcatgcctgtaatcccaggactttgggaggctgaggcgggtagatgacctcagatcaggagtttgagaccagcctagccaacatggtgaaaccccatttctaagccaggcatggtggctcacgcctgtgatcccagcactttgagaggctgaggcaggcagatcccttgagatcaggagttcgaggccagcctggctaacagtgaaaccccgtctctattaaaaatataaaaaattagccgggtgtggtagcgggaacctgtaatcccagctactcgggaggctgaggctggagaattgcttgaacccaggaggcagaggttgtagtgaaccaagattgcactactgcactccagcctgggcatcagagtgagactctgccacaaaaaaaaaaaaaaaaaagaaaaaaagaaagaaagaaagaaaagaaaaaagaaagaaaatcataagagaaattagaaaatatcttgagacaaatgaaaatgaaaatataatatatcaaaacctatgggatgCAGTGAAAGCATTATCAAGAAGGAAGATTATAGCtgtaaatgcttacattaaaaaagaagaaacaggccaggtgtggtgcctcatgcctgtaatcccagatctttgggaggccaaggtaggagaattgcttaaaaccacgagttcaagaccagcctggcaacatagtgagtacccatctctacaaaaacataaataaataaaaaatagccagacatagTAGCCCTGTAGTTctagttgctcaggaggctgaggtagtaagattgcttgagcccaggagttcgaggttgcagtgaactgtgatccttccactgcactccatctgggGTGACAGAGCCATACTGTATGtctaagaaaagagaaggagaaatggccaaaaGAAACAACCTAATTTTATACCTCAAGAAAACCTTTTAAACcttaagaaaaaggagaaaaaaatgaaacccaaagttagtaaaaaagagaagaaaataactaagattagaacagagatataaatgaaattaaaaaatgaaactaagagttggttttttgaaatggTCAAAAAATTGGCAAACTtttagctagattaaccaagaaaaaagagagaagataactaaaattagaaatgccATATGGGACATTATAAATGAtgctaaagaaattaaaaggatttACAAGAATACAATGAACAATTATGCACCAGCAAATTCAgtaatctagaagaaacggacacattcctagaaatatacagcataccagaactaattcatgaagaaataaaaaacccaaacagACTTATGactagtaaggagattgaatcagcaaccaaaaacctcccaacaaagaaaacccCAGGACCAGAGGatttcacagttgaattctacaaaacattttaaggagaattaagattttaaaaaattcaataaattagGATAGAAGGAAACTACCTCAACGTAATACAAACTATATATGAAAAGCTTACAGCTAATATTACACTCAATAGTAAACAATTGAAAGCtgttcctctaagatcaggaacaaggcaaggatggcTCACTCTTGCAaattctatttaacatagtagtGGAAGTCCTAGGTAGAGCAATTacccaagaaagagaaataaaatacatccaaACTGAAAGGAAAGAAGTTAGTTATCTTTATTCACAGACGACACAGTATTATATCACAAAAGATTGAAAACTAATgaacaaattcagcaaaattgcagcacacaaaattaatacaaatatcaGGTGCACTTCTATACACTAACAGTAAATAATCTGGCAAGTAAACtaagaaaacaatccaattttctttttttttttttttcttttttttcttaatgagatggagtctcactctgtcacccaggctggagtgcaatggtgtgatctcagctcactgcaacctctgcctcttgggttcaagcaattctctgcctcagcctcctgaatggctgggattgcaggcgcctgccaccacgcccgcctaatttttttgtattttttagtagagatggggtttcaccatcttggccaggttggtattgaactcctgacctcgtgagccccctgcctcagcctcccaaaatgctggcattacaggtgtgagccaccgcgcccggcaacaatCCAATTTTCCAtagcaccaaaaagaataaaatgcataggaataaacttaaccaaggaggtgaaagactcacacactgaaaaccacaaaatattgctaaaagaaataagattcaaataaatgtaaagacatcctatgtttatggattagaatactgaatattgttaagatgttaatACTACCCAAAGAGATCCATCTGCAGATTCAACACAATACCTATCAAAGTACAAATGgcatttttgcagaaatagaaaaatgtatctgTAAATTCACGCGGACTCTCAAGGGGTAACAAATAgccaaaacagttttgaaaaagaataggattggaggactcacacttctgATTCCAAAACATATTATAAAGCCACAATTATTAAAGCTCTTGTAGGTAGCATGAGCATAACAACAAATAGGCCAGTGGAATAAGATAGAGAATCCAGGAATAAATCATTGTGTATGTGGTAAAATTGTCTTTAGCCGGGGTTTCAAGTCCACTGaatggagaaagaacagtctcttcaacaaatggcgttgggaaaactggatatctacaggCAAAAGCCATAAAGTGGAACCCTTACATGGTACACAAAAACTACGCTTACcttacacaatatacaaaaataaactcaaaatggattaaaaaccaAACGGTAAGACCTAAACTAtcaaacttctagaagaaaacatagaggaaagacttcatgacatgagatttggcagtgATTTGTTAGATATGATGCCAAAAGTATAGGCAACGAAATCAAAGATTTTAAAGTTTGATGTGATTACATTAtatcaaactttaaaacttttgtcCATGAAAGTACATAGCCGAGAGaataaaaaggcaacctacaaaatgaaagaaaatacttgcaaatcatctacgtgataagggattaatatccagaaaatataaagaactcatacaattcacaaaaacaaaaataatccactttaaaaaaatgggcaaacagccaggcgcagtggcccacgcctgtaatctcagcactttgggaggccaaggcgggtggatcacctaaggtcaggagtttgagactagcctggccaacatggtgaaactccatctctactaaaaatacaaaaaattagctgggtgtggtggtgcatgcctgtaatcctagctgctcaggaggctgaggcaggagaatcgcttaaaccacaggaggtggaggttgcggtgagccgagatcgcgccattgcgctccagcctaagcaacaagagcaaaactctgtctcaaaaaaaaaggaaaagaaaagaaaagggcaaaggacttgaataggtAGTTCTataaagaagatatagaaatgaCCAACAAGCTTGCCAAAagcagtgactcacgcctttaatcctagcattttgggaggcagaggtaggcagatcacgaggtcaggagttcaagaccagcctggccaccattgtgaaccccgtctctactaaaaatacaaaagttagctgggcgtggtggcatgcacctgtaatcccagctacttgggagactgaggcaggagaattgcttgaacccatggggcagaggttgcagtgagccaagatcgtgccactgcattcagcctgggcgacaaagactctgtctcaaaaaaaaaaaaaaaaaaaaagaaagaaagaaaagaaagaaatggccaacaagcatataaataGATGCTCAACTTCATTAATCATTACAGAAgtacaaatcaaaacctcaatgagatatcacttcacacccattaggatggttactacaaaaaaaaaaaaaaaaaatcaagtgttggtgaggatttggagaaactGGATCCCCGGATGGGAATGCAAAGTGGTGCAACAGTACAgagattccttaaaaaatttaaaatagaggccgggcgcggtggctcaagcctgtaatcccagcactttgggaggccgagacgggcggatcacaagatcaggagatggagaccatcctggctaacccggtgaaaccccgtctctactaaaaaatataaaaaactagccaggcgaggtggcgggcgcttgtagtcccagctactcgggaggctgaggcaggagaatggcgtaaacccgggaggcggagcttgcagtgagctgagatccggccactgcactccagcctgggcgacagagcgagactccgtctcaaaaaaaaaaaaaaaaaaaaaaaaaaaaaaaaaaaaatttaaaatagaaataccatatgatccaccaATCTCacttggtatatatccaaaataattcaAGGCAAAATCTCAAATACATATTTGCATActcatgttcattgtagcattattcacaacagccaagaggtaggaacaatctaaatgtccaacagatgaatgaattttttaaaagtagtatatatacatatattgagatatcattcagccttaaaaaagaagaaaaatcctgcCACATGATACGGCATGGGTCAAAGTTGAAGACATTAAGCTAAATAAAatgtcagtcacaaaaagacacatattatatgattccactcacATGAAGTATCAAgtaatcaaactcatagaaaaagaaagtaaaattgtgGTTGCCAAGGGTTCAGGGTGAAAAAAAAAGGGAGTTAGTGATTAATGGGTAAGAGGTTCAGTTTCACAAGATAAAAGACTTCTGGATATTTGTTGCACAACAGTATGAGTATAATTAATGCTACAGAACTGTTAAAAAAAGAGTCTTTATCTTTCAGATTTAGATATTAGAAAATGTGTGAGTAAAATATGATGTCTGAAATTTGCTTCCAAATAATCTGAAGGCTGGTTGGGGAAGGTGGTGGAGTCACACATGAAATAAAACTGGTATTAATTGACAATCTTTAAAACTGAGTGGGTTTATTATACCATTCTGtctctacttttgtgtatgtttggaATTTTCCATCATAAAGGAGTTTTTAAAAACCCAAgattatcaaaatgaaaaacaatcaaTAGAAGTGCTGGATAACAAAAGTCAAGGAAATATcacaaatgtataatttaaaagatttgctgaggtgtgtggatcacctgagctcaggagtttgagactagctagcctggctaacatggcataaccccatctctacataaaatacgaAAATCAGCTGGGAacgctggtgcacacctgtaatctcagctactcaggaggctgagacaggagaattacttgaacccaggaggcagtggttgcagtgagctgagatcacaccactgcactccagcccgggtgacagagtaagactctgtctaaaaaaaaaaaaaaaaaaagagaagttatgAAAGAAAGGTAAGAGACACACAAGTCCTTCAGGTCATGCAATCAATAGGAgtcccagaaagaaaagagacaaatggaGGGTAGGGCTAAAATAATGAGCGATTTTTTTTTGTACATCAGATATATGATATTGTACTGACTCCTGGGAGGAATACAAATGTGCACAGTTGCTTGAAAGCCTCAATTTGATAGcgtttcttaaaattaaaaatttccatattctctggtgaaaatatcttttttatttgaggcagagtctcggtctgtcgcccaggctagaaaccttcgcctcccaggttgaagcggttcctcgtgcctcagcctcccaagtagctgagactacaggcatgcctggctaattttgtgttttttagtagagatggggtttcaccatgttggtcaggctggtctcgaactcctgccctcagatgATCCATGGGGTGAGttctttttaagttaatttaGAAAGATATGCACAATATGTAaggcaaaaataagtaaataaagagcAGTTTACAGAACAAATGGTATAGAAAGATTTGGTTTAATTTTCATCTCCACAAATTAAAGGAAGAGTTTTTCTATGAAAGTGAAATATGCTATTATTCCTAGGATAAAGGAAATAAGGATCGATTTTGTGCCTCtgacttactttttctttttttttctttttttttttttttgtgagattgAGTTTAgctctattgcccatgctggagtgtagtggctcattgcgatttctgcctcccaggttcaagagattctcctgcttcagcatcccaagtagctgggattacaggtgcctgccaccacacctggctaatttttgtatctttagcagaggcggggtttcaccatgttggccaggctggtcttgaactcctgacctcaggtgacccaaccaccttggcctcccaatgtgctgagatgacaggcgtgagccaccccacccagccgtAGTTCCTCTTActttcaaaagataaaatttcaTTTGCATCGACTGAAGTACAATTAAACAAAACCTGCTTGGTCACTTTTTTGGCAGAGGAGAATGCAGTTGAAAAGGACATGTCCCTGGGGATTCAAATACACTTCTCAAAGTGTATTGCTGGCCCTCCGTATCCATGGGTAGATTCGATTAACTGTAGGtcagaaatatatagaaaaaaaattgtctctaCTGCACATATATAGACgttctttttcttgtcattattccctaaatacAGCAGAACAACTACTTACATaccatttacattgtattaggtattacaagtaatcaATCTAGAGATGACAAATTATACAGGAGGATGccatagattatatgcaaatactatgccattttgtaTCAGTGACTTGAGCTTCCTCAATTTTGGTATTCAAGAGAGGTACTGAACTGATCCCACACAGATACCTAGGAAACACTGTAATTCAATGCAGTATCATGGGTCAGCTAGAGCACATCCTGTGCCAGTCTCTCACTATTCTCTTAACAAGTTAGTCTTGGTTTGTTTGGAAAATGTCTCCCAGAGGGACAGTGAACACCCATATATGCATTTGAGAGAGATACTATTAGTATGCTCATTTGGCACATGACTGAGGCTCAAAGTCAAGTAACCTGATAAAGTCTCCCTAACCAAGTAACTAATTTTGGAGCCGTCTGACTGCATGGCTAGAGATTCTACTTCTATACTCTTGCCTGTTCATTTTATATCCACAGAGCATACACACAGGCACTCTATCCATGTCATGCGAAGAAATCTAATCCAGTCTGGGTatagtggctcttgcctataaccctagcactttgggaggccgagaagggtggatcgcctgagcataggagtttgagaccagcctgggcaacatggcgagaccccatctccacaaaaaattagccgggccaggcatcatggtgtcacggtgcgagcctgtagtcccacctacctgaggttgaggcaggaggatcggttgagccagggagttcaagtgagccacgatcacactactgcactccaacctgggtgacagagcgaaactgtctcaaatttaaaaaaaaaagaaatctgaccCAGCAATGAACAGCTATGGTGGTTTGTTCCCTTGGTTATTGCTAGTTTACATTTCTACACCAGAAGCAGGACTCTCCAAATCCAAATAAAGCAAGCACTGGAGAGATATCCTATTTTCAACCTTCCTAACTCCCCATCCATACAAGACAGCCTGTAACTTGCATAAAATTATTGGCATCATTACCACTATTTAATCTACCCTTAATTCCCTATATTCAAAGGCCCTGCAGTTTTATTTCCATGCAGGTATTTTTAAGTGTTTGAGAAATTGAAGATAATAGCAGTTTCAAATATTTAAGTGCTATTTTAGCTGTAATACAGGTTCTCAATTACATACAACTTTAATTCAACACTCACCATTGTGAAAGTTCACAACTTAGGGAAAACCATGAAGCTGTCCTTCCACTACTGATTTACTGAAGCTTATTTTTCAGTGTATGTTCTCTGGACTTTAGTGACATTGCTTTCAGAATTATTTCCTCAGTCAGTTCTCAAGACACGTGTGCTCCAAAGACTGCTATGCTGCATTAAAAGTTCTTAAGTATTTCTGTCTGGGGGCCACATGTGAACAggtattccattttaaaatggtCTTATTAACTGCTACCTAAACAGCTCCCAAAGATAAACTCATCCAAATTTAGCAATGTGGCATAATTCATTCCAGACTCAGTTCCATTCAAATCCTTGATGTTAACTGGGTTTGTCTTCTTGAGATCTGAAGTATACTCAAAAAGAATTGGATGTTGGGTAATGGCAGGGGAGGGGCAAGGAGTAACTCCAATGTTTGAACTGTCAGACTTCAGTGGACAATGGATTGAGACACGGAACACACAACAGAGCTTCTGGGAGGGAAGATTTCATTTCAGACACATTAGCTTTTCAGCTATGAGTTGCAGGTTCCTCGGATGCAGTTGGTTGCATACAGAAATCTCAATTGAAGGTCAGTTTGAAGAGTTCAGCGTGAAAGCTTAGGCCCAAATCCAAAGACAAACTTGAATTACCCAACTTTGATCCTATTCAAAATCTCACAAAAATTTTCTGAAGGCAATCTTAACAGTTTacagatgttttatttttccaaaataaatctaCAGAAACTTTCCCCAATACATTTAGCAAATGTGTAAGGGTATCTAATTATAAATTCTAGACTGGGTgggtggctcagtcctgtaacaccagcactttgagaagctaatGCAGGCTGATGGTTTGAGTCTAAgaattctagaccagcttgggaaacaaggcaaaacctcacctctacaaaaaacaattagctgggcatagtagccaCATGCCTGTTAAGTCCTGGTTACTAGGCAGTTTGAGGTggatggcatgagcccaggaggtcaaagctgcagtgactacaccactgcactccagcctggatcagagtgagaccatctcaaaaactgaaaatgtatttttaaaaagtataaaagtgaaaatgtgctgggcatggtggcccatgtctctaatcccagcactttgggaggccagccagggggatcacctgcggtcgggagtttgagaccaccctaacagggcaaaaccccatctctactataaatacaaaaattaaccaggcgtggtggcaggcacttgtaatcccaactatttgggaggctgaggcaggaaaattgcttgaacccgggaggcagaggttgcagtgagccaggatcacaccatggcactccagtctgggccacagagcaagatgccatgaaacttttatatttaaaatataaaacactgaaaatgtaagtattttaaaactaagtTTTAGTTCCTAAAACCCTAAAACTTAGTTTTAGTCCTGCCTCTGCCAATTTTTTAAAGACGATAAGcttggttaatttaaaaatattagtcacTAATTTTCAGCACCTGCCTACTAGTGCACTAGGCTCTCAGTGACGGCTGTGTATTACAAACGCCCCAGACCAATCAGAATTCCTAGGGTATGCCAATGTTATAAACCGACAGTGTCCAATACAACTGGTCAGGTCTCACATTATTATGTAGTTAACGGAATTCAGTTTTCAAATGACTCAAACGACAATGAAAACAGGATAGACCATTCTAAGATACCCATATATTCCAGTCTCATAGTACACTTTTATATTCCTAAAATCTGCTAGTATTCTGAATAAAAACCAACAAAAGTTAACAACTGGTcatcaatttattaaaatagttgaCTTAAGCATCTGCAATGGTGACTTCCACCTCAACTCCTGGCTCAATACTGATGGAAGTAATCTGCTTAACAATCTCAGAAGGACTGTGCAAGTCAATGAGTCGCTTGTGGATTCTCATCTGGAAACGATCCCATGTCTTAGAACCTTCACCACAAGGAGTTTTTCTTGTAGTGATTCTCAAAGTCTGCAACAAAAGACAAAGGAAACCAAGTGTTTATGGCTTTATAATTATCCCTAGAACATCTGGAAAAACACTTTTAATCATCATTAGTTTCCCTTTGGCATGATTCCTATTCACACTAACAGATTTTCAGGTACCATGGGTTGAAAATGCCAGGTCTGTTTTCACTGTACTCGACACCACCCTTAGAGCTTGCGCCTGTTAAGCACCAAACCACACCAAGAACACAACAGCAATAATTAAACGATCCTATCTAAACATTAGATACTTACTAAGAACCGAAATCTACCACCAATTTCTATACGTGCTTGTAGATAGCATCAGGGTTAACAATTTCGGCAGCCAAACCCCTTAAAGAACCTGAATTTACGCAACATCCAGGAGCAACTCCTACTTCCTGCCCCTCCGATTTACTTTACCTTGGTAGGCATTCGA from Rhinopithecus roxellana isolate Shanxi Qingling chromosome 9, ASM756505v1, whole genome shotgun sequence encodes the following:
- the RPS20 gene encoding 40S ribosomal protein S20, with the protein product MAFKDTGKTPVEPEVAIHRIRITLTSRNVKSLEKVCADLIRGAKEKNLKVKGPVRMPTKTLRITTRKTPCGEGSKTWDRFQMRIHKRLIDLHSPSEIVKQITSISIEPGVEVEVTIADA